In Glycine max cultivar Williams 82 chromosome 15, Glycine_max_v4.0, whole genome shotgun sequence, the DNA window aaaaaaatttggttcAATCATCAATTATAAGAtgttgataattaataataacatgTTCATGATAACTAAATCATTGAcatgaaattataatattaggTCAATCCAATATAAACATTACTCTATAATATTGATACCTGTGACATGTGATATATGTACACACATAATACCCACTTCCttaatagaatttaatttttgaaaccaATGGTGGGGATTGTGATTGATCTAGCAGCCATGGacgggagagagagagagatttgatTTGCAAAAGTAAAACTCTCTCTTAATCATGGTCATGAACTTATGTatactagtatatatatatatatacacacatttgATCTAACatctcattatatatatacacgtttAACCTTGACATGACATCTCATTTATAGttcatgaataaaattaatgtttaatcTCGtcatttcatttataattatatgaataaaattaatgaattatattatcccaatatttaatttaatttcatttattgttACATGATTAAACTagcataaatgaatttttttagaaaaattaatgataaatgaattaaaatatgacAAACAACATTAAAAATGTTTAGTGCTGACACTGTCTTCGACTTCttcctattaaaaaaatgacaaaaagtcTGAAATCCAAGCCAGGACCACAAGGTAGTGATCAAAGATATCATCCAACCAAGGACCTCCATTGATAACCTTCACCCTGTCCACCAAAAGATCATCAAATTTTACCATTAAATCCATGTCCAAGCATCAACTATACTCATACCTCCGAACTGCAGTTTCCAAATCAGCTTGAGAGTCTATCCCGCATTGTATAGAAGTGAGACTTCCCAAGCAGTTTCACAATTATAGCATCTCTCTCCTAGGCATCCATAATTAATTCTCATAGAATTAATAGTCTCATCTGTATAACAATTAGGCTTTAACATACCACCATCGATCTTCTAAGTCAATCTTAAACTTATTCTCTGCTAGCTAACAAATCCATGTGATCTCTTTTGTGGGAGAGGCATGTGTTGCCCTAAAAGCTTGTCacaaaagaaagttttttttaaacaatctcGTCCACCCTACCCCCATCACATCAGGCGGTTCAGGCAGTGGTGATCGCCGAACTATGTGTGTTGTATTATAAGGGTTCGCTCATTTTTTAACGTTGTTACtctcaataaaaattatatttacttatttaatttgGCTAAACTTTTACGTACGTttgaatttaacaaaatttgaaagttaagaCTTTAgatatttagtcttgaatttaGACATTTAATCAATGACAATAATCTagatttaaaattctaaaaataaaaagttcatttttgttttagaaaagTAGACAAGTGCGTTGGCCATTTTCACTTAACCAAACTGCAAAGGTTGGGTTATTAAGTTTTTAATCTACAATTAAATTAGTTCGACTCAGTTCACCAACATAAACATCTCTCTTGACTCAATAGATAACAAGATTTCATATGCCATGACCAACCCATTTTAACAGTCCTATTAGTTGAATATATAGGCTATTGCCTGTTGTCAAATTcttatttgataattattaattCCATTACCCTTTCTGtgtgttttcaattttcatgctcaattttaaaataataagttaataacaaTCTTTTTTGTTGTCATGAGCATTTAAGCACGGCAAAATTATCTATGCTCGCGAATGAAATCTAttatattaacataatttaaggGATAGATTTTATTTCCTCATGAAAGGAATAGTTTATTTCCTACACTCATATATTAAATGGGACAGAAGTGAAATATTGCGGTGCGGACGCTCAGTACATGATTAATGAAATTATAACTCTCTTAATTGTtcagataaaaatttaataaaatgaacatattattatttagtgaacttctttaaattaattcttttttagtttttgttgttgtactttttaataaatgtaatatatgtaataattatttcttttatcggTAGAAAACACTAGttgttaatgattaattttttgttaatgagaaaatccaatacataatttttttcttttattttcatttcaatctTTTTATTCCTAGCTGTTGATATCTGTCAAACACGCAAACCAgatgaattatgaaaaaaattatggcATTAGACGACTAAGATGGGGAAGCCGTTACGTTCTCGCCCCACTACTACTTCTATAAGCCTAGTGCTCTCTGACAAGGAAGTTAATCCTATTTGTTTTTGTGTTCACACCTTTTACTGTTAATacaatcaaattgatttaaaaagttCCAATAGTAACTGTTAAAGCTAGGTAACAGTCAAGGTATCACATGTTTGAGTCTGTAAACAAAAAGATATAAAGGCGTTAATTAAAAGAGTATAAACTTTTTCACGTCTGGTCTATTAGGTTTGAATGTAACTGATGATAACATCTGAGACCTTGAAATGATGACTTTCAAATACACAATTACCTATATacaataatacaaattaaacaaaaaacaatgcACAAACCAGGCAAAGAGCATAACCAGTAACTGAAAGCTGAGATTCCAGAACATGTTATGCGGGACTCACTTCAAAATCTCGCTAAGCTTTTTTCCTCTTGGTCAAAAAATCCCAGTAAAGTTAAGCAACGGATTTCATGTGACACCAAAGCTGTAATAGCTACAGATAACTATTGCTAGTGAATGGTACTTGGTGATGTTGTCATTAATAACTCGATTAGCAAGAATTTACAGCGTGTTTGGAGACACGTCTGGTGGCCAAGAAATCACGTCTGGTGgggaaaaaaacatgaaaactacAATAGGGAGCTTCTATCTAGACGTGAAAAACTACGATAATAACGTCATACCGAACATGCCCTTAGTGCTCTTTAATCGAAGAATCAATTCAAAGATAAACAATTTGTGtttataaaatagtaatttgaTAAACATTATTTAGACATTGAGAATGtatcaaaagaaatttaaacatcGAGAACAAAGAATTGAATAAGCACATAACtttaatcctttttttaaaaaaaatatttttagtgttGATCTTTCATGAGAACTCACATTTTATCTCGATAACtcacctaaaaaaaattgtttaaagcGATAGAAATATTATTGAGGTGAAATTTTGGACAAGATCCTCGATCTCCTGCCTTTGCAACAAGATATTTTCTACAGCAAAAATCTGAACCATTAATCACATTGTCTCGTTTAATTGTTGCACAAAAGCTAATCAATATATAGTTGTAATTTAAGTGGATGTTTGCTGCAGACAAAATTAGCTAGAGAGAATCTATTTTGGCAAAACTTCAATTCTCGTTAGAAAATAAATAGCAAAACAGTTAATAAACTGCATAAAAGTTTTGTTCAACAATTTGAGTCTTGGCCAAACTATTTAACTACACCAGAGCTTGGAATTATTGAGGTACTATAGCACCACACACTACCACTTCTTATCCAAGTTCTATAGTTCAACAAGTCACATTATCCAAGTTCTATTTAACTACCAACTCTGTGGTAGATCCACCACTGCTGTTCCTTCTTTCAGCTGCCTCCTCTTGCCTCCTTTTAAAGTACATGCAATAGACATAAGAGCAGAAGCCCCAAATGCACAAAACAGTGGCCACAATCTTAAAACCATTGAAGGCATCATGGTACACAAACCACCCTGCCAACACATTCAGGGACAACAAAGCATTAGCAGAAACCCCTCCAGTTACTGAAGATGTGAGAAAGACCAACCCTGCAGTTCCCATGTAGCAACACTGCCATGTCACCACACTTGACACAACCGTCAACCAGTAAAAAGTGGATCCCTTGTCAAAAACCCTCTCAGCTTCTTCCCTCATCTCAGAAAACCCTCCTTTGTACACCATGCCTCCAGTGACTAACGCCGTGGCCGCAATCTCCATTATGATCTGCATCTCCATCACCATTTCGTAGCAGTAAACCCTCTCGTAGATCCTCTCCATCAGTGGCAAGTACAAGGAAAACAAGAAGCTTGCACCTATGGTGCAAGAGAACCCTATGATGTAGTCCTTTTGGGTTAGCCCTTCTGACTTCTCGTGACTAGAGTTAAAGGCTAGAATGGCGGAACTCATGGTGATGAGGATCATAGAATTAAGATttgaaaatgtgattttttgttttacaatGATGGCTGAGAGAATGAGGGTGAAAGCAAGCTGAAAGGATAAGAGAATTCCTGAGGTTGAGATTGGGAGATATGCCACACCCCATGAGTACAGAAGGTTATTAAACCCTAACATAACACCAACACAAAATGAATACCATAACATCTTTGGAGTGAAATCTGAGAAGGGCTTCCTCTCAGTGTAATTGAGGAGACTTGGGAGAAAAATGGGAATGACTAGGAAGGGAAAACCTGCACACTGGACCCATGAAGAGACCCATTTGCTAGATCCTTTGTGGTTAAAGTAATATTTTGTGAGCAAACTAGAGGAGACTGACCCCACAAAGAGCAAAACATAATTTAGAAACAAGAGGGGCCTATACCTCttgtttgtcatacttttttgaTCTTCATGATGATGGTGTTCTATGTTGTCCATGAATGGAGTAAGATGTGGAAGTGATGTTTGTGGACCTTCTTGATCAATTGAGCTGAGAAACTGATGATGCAATGGTGGGGATTGTGATGCGGCAGCATGGAAGAGAgagatttgatatatatatatatatatatgataccgACAATATCATTTAtggttacataaaaaaaattaataaattatttcaacaTTTCATTTATGGTTACATGATGATAAAggatttaaatttttctataaaattaaattttatctatttatagtttttttatttgataagaattgaattcattcatatatatatatatatatatatatatatatatatatatatattatgatattgataatatcatttatggtcactaaataaaattaataaattatcttaacatttcatttatggttatatgcttaaaattataataaatgaattttgtgagaaattaatgataaaggacttaaattttttacaaaaattaaattttatctatttgtaatttttttattcgataagaattgaattcaaatattaaaacatatatatatatatatacacgtttAGCTATGATATTGACAATATCATTTATGGTcacatgaataaaattaataaattatctcGACATTTCATTTATAGTTACATgcttaaaatcataataaatgaattttgagaaaaattaatgataaaggacttaaatttttctataaaaattaaattttatctatttataatttttttattcgataagaattaaattcatatatatatatatatacacacacacgtTTAGCTATGATATTGACAATATCATTTATGGTCAcatgaatcaaattaataaattatcctGACATTTCATTTATGGTTACATGCTTAAAAccataataaatgaattttgatagaaattaatgataaaggacttaaatttttctataaaaattaaattttacctatttgtagtttttttattcGATAAGAATtggattcaaatattaaaatatatatatatatatacacacacacatttaGCTATGATATTGCCAATATCATTTATGgtcacataaataaaattaatagattaTCCCCACATTTCATTTATGGTTACATACTTAAAAccataataaatgaattttgcgagaaattaatgataaaggacttaaatttttctataaaaattaaattttatctatttatagtttttttattcaataagaattgaattcaattatatatatatatatatatacacacgttTAACTATGATACTGACAATATCATTTATGGTcagatgaataaaattaataaattatcatgGCATTTCATTTATGGTTACATGCTTAAAAccataataaatgaattttgagagaaattaatgataaaggacttaaattttctataaaaattaaattttatttatttttaatttttttattcgataagaattgaattcaaatattaatatatatatatatatatatatatatatatatatatatatatatatatatatatatatatatgtttagctATGATATTGACAATATCATTTATGGTcacatgaataaaattaataaattatcccAACATTTCATTTATGGTTACATGCTTAAAAccataataaatgaattttgagtgaaattaatgataaaagtcttaaatttttctataaaattaaattttatctatttataggttttttattcaataagaattgaattcaaatattaaaagatatatatgtatacataCACGTTTACCTATGATACTCACAATATCATTTATGATcacatgaataaaattaataaattattccgACATTTCATTTATGGTTACATgcttaaaatcataataaatgaattttgagagaaattaaTGATAGAGGacttaaatttttctataaaaattaaattttatctatttataatttttttattcgataaaatttgaattcaaatattaatagatttataataattcatgcaCATTATTCcatcaattaaattatatttaattcagTTGATAAGCTATTACaaagaaaatgtgttttttatcTCTCAAGAATatgtgaaatttaaaattagtccCTCCAAACATTTTAGTTcttctaaaattttaacatattactGTTCATCATGTATGTATGTTAATTATTTGATCGGTAAATTGAGCATGTCATTAGTATTTTAACATGTATCACtgtcaaagaaaaattaaaattgttgtaCAAATGACTCAAACATAGTGTGTTCAACCCCATCTGTCATGTAAGCAGATTCACTAACACAGTTGACGTATTGGATGAATagtaatatgttaaaaattgaaAGGGAATGAAAtggaacaaatttttttttaaggacaAATTCtagattttacatattttagtggaataaaacatactaccttattattatttgttaaattttaaataattcagaaatttctatatatgtaatttaatagcaaaaaataatttatattttaaatattatattatatgctaacataaaataatatgttgaaatatcaaataattttttaaattatatgaaattttgtaaaattcatctatttcataattttaatacaaCAATtggataataaaaaatgatcaaatgtgttattttactaaatttgataatttttttaaagattttgcTAACCATCAGTACTCCTAGGATATTgaagaactaaaagaaaaaaaatattgaaaaaaaaatcataaacaacacaatttttttttccttttaataaaaatatttcaactttaaatttttaacaacACTTGATTAgcatttgtctttttttattacaatagcCTTAATGATATTTAAACTTATAACCATATACTAACTCAAGATCATTAGGCCAACTCTACtaagttaactaaaattaatactTAATGTCATTTGATATTGTTTACACTTTATAGCAAAATGAcctatattttaagtttttcacataaattaagaaaataagtattcctagataattagtatttaattattattagggGATTTGAGTGTGATAAAATTCTAGTACACTTATACTAGTACATTTATACACTTAAACACTCAAGGTATACTAAGGGATGAAATTCAGTTGATTTGAGTGTGATAAATTCCTGGataatattttcaattcttATGAATAGTTAATACACTcaagatatatataatatttaatatgtatAGTTAATATGTCAAACAAATAATGTGTATATATTGGGAAGATATATAATCTTAAATGTATCTGATAAAGTAAACTAATACCCGTAACAATGACATTTCTGAGCATTCTGAAATAATTAGACTCAGACACAACTtgtggtaatttttttattaatcatataAACATTAATGTCTATATTTATTATGTCAACAAAATTAACGTTTATAAATTGGGGAAATATATAATCTTAAATGCATCTGAGATTGTGGCCTgctatttgaaataaatttattcatatattttttccactcaattttctttttacttttttttaaaaaatactcttCTTAAAAAATACGTCACAAAACAAAGAGATTATTATCCCATTACCAAACATTTTCCTTAATGATAATTCGGATTACGTACGTTTAAAACTCTATTATCCTTACAACATATATTACTGGtaattcattgttttttttatcatcgaTAACAAAACACATACACAAGAAACGGAAAGCTAGTAGTCCcttgggaaaaaaaaatacccaaGACATCAgtatttgaaagttgaaacggGAGTTCTCTGTGTTTTGACTgtttttttaactgaatttaTTCTAACTTTTATCCTTactgataaataatatttatttgagaaaacgTTCTGCCACTTATTCAATTACAAACTAATACTACTAGGTATGGTGCTTCTGGTCAATCTTCAAACTTCAAAGTATATCTGAAATCTTACCTGTCTTTTTACCTTTAACGTGCAAACTCGTTTCATATTAGGACGTAGATCTCAAGTAATGCGTGTGTCTTTTTTTACTTCCTTTTcatcatcttttcttttttagtaaaaaaataatctctttttattccattttaaagtatttttgtaaaaaaaataaagatatttacatTGCAGATCGATTTgatttttagacaaaaaaaatccttcaaaccaaacataaataaatatatgatttgattttattccaTTTAAATCTAAGGGATCTGAAccaaattaaatgaattttttgtaatttgatttagtttgattgggtgcatttttattttattttaaatttattatcataatttaaaatttatcaactaaaattatataattattatgctatattattttaaaaatgaatcatattttttattaaattttatttaacatattttagttaaaaaaatattttgacttCTATTTAACActattataaaatgatattatcaaCTCTTTTTGTAGCATAATAGTAATAATGTGATATTTATGactatttttatcatattgatacatgtttttttaacatatgGAAGTAAAATATGTAtctttattataaaacaaaagaaatgtaATGAGTTATTGGTTAAATATCACTTTTGgtccattatattttttttttcattttcatatattaagttttaaaagttttattttgatctttatattttttgaaagtttcattCTAGtcctatatatttttgaaaatatcattttgatcctttctttcgttttttgttaaaaatattgttgttcagtcaatgttttaaattttgatggaacactaaatatataagtaaaataattaatttaaaatagcgACGACCaaaatacttaattattttaaaatttaaaatattgataaagcACTAGCGTtttaagagaaaacaaaagaaataacaaaaatgaaaatttcaaaaacataaaagactaaaataaaacttttaaaacttaatgtaataaaatgaagcttttgaaaatataaagaattaaaatgaaaaatttaaaactaaatgtACTAAactgcaaaaaaaatatattaaaacataatGGACCAAAAGTGATATTTaacctaaattttttaatacttattattaattactacAACAAAATCACAAATTACAAACTTATTATAGAAATAAGTACACCATAAATCACATACTACccgttataaatttaaaataatgctCGCTACATAAGGCCACACAtccattaaataaaatcaatataattataatatgcgATTTGGTTCGATTTTGATAATAACATccgaaaatcaaatcaaatttcaaaaagtatgtgattttttttaaaaaaattatttttgtgattttttttatttttatggatcGGTTTgagagtttaaaaaaattgttttagttttaaacaCCCTAAATAAAAACCGTTTGACCAAGTTTCTTgttaaaaggagaagaaaaactaaaaacaattgGGTCAAACactatcttaaaaattaattttgatacattattaataggaaaattttaaactattaattaattaaaaacaattttaaatatgaattttaagtaatttatttatattacaaaTTAGAATACTTTAGATTAATGTTTTAAgtatccaacaaaaaaaatcatgcttTAAAAATGGATTTGTTATCGACTCGGTCAAAGCACTAAATCAATGGTCAAACTAGTGGATTACTGAATAGACTAGACGAGTAGGTCTccattaaaacattaaaaatattcgtTAGGTACAAATGTCATccttgtaaaatttattaaaattacataccatacattaaaaaaaaggaaaaaaatgacaactcaatcccattaattattttttataaactgtTATTGTAAATAGTTTTACACCAACAACTAATTGAAAATAACATTGGATATTATGACATATAAATTAagcatagttttaaaaattagaccGATTGTTGTGATCCTCTACCccgatatacatatttatataataaaatacatgaaaatacggaattacataaaatgaaattttattttttaagcataaaaGAGTTCACGTAGGTAAACGGTTCACATTCAGTTCActgttaccaaataaaacttatcagaaacatttttggctcaaaacaaggttgtttaagtttagaaaagaaatcaagtagcagaataaaataatatgttcgGAAcaacatgcaattaaaataaaaactcatgccctaatgtcacatcctttCAAAGCATTGTGTCGTGACTTCCTCCAGCATAAGGTTCCTTAAAGTAATCCAcatagtcatctgctcccatgaatacgaggttcaagatcatcacaggatccaaacacagaCAATACATGAAGAGTAAGTTATCACATTcatattcctaactaatagagaaaaacaaaacaacatatagaaatacatatcatataaatgaaatacaactcACTTAAACACAAATCATGTCATTCCACCATTTGTTGTGTAACATCACATCTCAACACAACATGTTTCATTGATTTTCACATTATTCACGTACTCAATGattaaaacacaatatcactcaatAAATCAGTATCGATCAATACGCAAGagttatgcaacatatatacTAAGACTTAATCCTATAtataatgtggtaccatgtcagtgaaaaacttCGTCGgatgcctaggagtacatgacaagacagatcacacactagtaagtcGGATCActttcactaggtaaaatcatagggagaccagacATAGTCACATTGTTTTGCGAGAATTCTCCAACCATGTGTGATCGACACATGCTTAAAGGAACACTtaaaccgagtgtatttacccctaaGGCCTAGACCCCAAAGAGTCTGTCAGGGTCTCTCTCTCTTGAATTATACAAAACATTTTAGCAGACATACTTTATTTATGAATTGTataaaacacacgactcctcaattattctcaaaatagttttaactcgtTGCACTTCAAAGTAATTAAActtgtcgggttcccacagtggatcccatgaCAACACTTGTTATCGCACATTAACTTattgcccttaaagggtcttacaattgtgtaatTATACggttcataactcacaactcactACACAAAACAACTTAATACATATGTATCTTACAATCCAACATatactcaacttgtcacttacacaCAATTCATCATACTTTCATAATTCCAAGACAACATGTTATCATACCTCATGTATCATATACatgtcacacaataataatattaatatgttattttcatACGATTAAACTTCTCAAACAATTTCAAGAAAACATGAAAGAATCAAGAATTCCCAAATTTCTAGGTTTCTAACATTCAAAGCCAAACACTCAATTAAATCATCTAATTCACATCAGAGCATCAATTGACTAGGAAAACATgagaaatttatatttatcattgtACAGGCCAAATTAAAACACATAAAGCACCCCAAAATTAAccccaatttgatcctttaaggATCTCTACACATGTTCACTTTAACcctaattgcgataaactcatctcttacctttAAGTGGACTCACATGTGTAGTCAGGCAGCGATAGGGGTGTCTCTAGTTGTTTCCTAAgatttctcaatctttttctctggttgctctgatagggtttccaagtgttagagagaaggagaaaggaTTTAGAGCTTCCATTTCACTGTCTCCTTGGGAGGGACATTTCTCTCACCAcatacattattttataaatcccAACGACGAGAATGTGAAAGAATAAGTTCCAAacataatattcaaatttcacaatgatccaaaGGTTAACGAGTTAGAGattgtagttttactgagacatgTTTGAGTGTATATGCGAAAAAAGAAAGTTTTGTGTGAGGGATATTTCTCTCACCACAAACACTATTTATCAAATTCCAACGATAAGGATATGCAAAAATGAGTTGTAAACTTGGTGCTTAAATTTcatgatgatccaacggttaaaaaGTCGAAGATTGTAGTtttgttgggacaaatttgagtgtatgcggaaaaaagaaagagttttgagagagagagaagggaaaATGAATTTGAGAAGAATAGAAAGCATAGAGACGTATCTTAAATGCAAAAACTAACTTAATATGTCTTTAAACGAGGGTACtctcaacctattatttactctatttttctttattttattattttataaaaaaatgaactctattttactccctattaaatgaataaattaaccattttttattttctaagaacatatatttattttattcaccttaaaatcattattttaattaataaaattatttctccttatttatttaattacaaaaacctcattatttttctaaaactctattcatttttaaataaaattatttttaatttatttaacaaaaaaatgagatgttacaaTCGCTTACCTGGTCAAGGTACTAGTTGTGAATCATTGGTCAAATCAATGAGTCACTAGTTGAACTGCACAAACTAGTATAAGtaacataaaatataagtacATGTACTAATTGTGTCATAAATTTAGTAATTAATCATGATAGTTTGATGATAAATTATCCactaaatttacattttttaaaaataattaattttgattcaacCTATAATTCAACCAAATTAGTTCAGTGGTTCAACCAGTTCGAGTCATTGATTTAACCATGGCATCAAGTGAGTCAAATAGGGTCACACAATGTCAGATCAGGTCAATTGCATGACCGATCTGATGAGCAACACGACCTGGCCAGACCTTCGGTTTACAATCGGACACACTGAGTTTTAAAACTATGATATGAAATATTtactacaaaaaataattatacatacaTGAAAAAATACGATTGGACgataatataaattgttttatatactgttgttacattttaattaaattcatagtaTTAAAAGTTGTTGGCACAAGTAGTTTGATACTTAAGTCCTTTAATCAGGGCCTGGTGTTCAATCTTTAGTTTGGACATAGAGTCATAACTAGAGTCATTCCTTACCTCAATGTAGTTGCTCAAACGTTCTCCGTTAGCAATTGTGGCATTTTCAGTACTTTCTAGAActtttcctctggttgctc includes these proteins:
- the LOC100796097 gene encoding probable purine permease 4, which translates into the protein MDNIEHHHHEDQKSMTNKRYRPLLFLNYVLLFVGSVSSSLLTKYYFNHKGSSKWVSSWVQCAGFPFLVIPIFLPSLLNYTERKPFSDFTPKMLWYSFCVGVMLGFNNLLYSWGVAYLPISTSGILLSFQLAFTLILSAIIVKQKITFSNLNSMILITMSSAILAFNSSHEKSEGLTQKDYIIGFSCTIGASFLFSLYLPLMERIYERVYCYEMVMEMQIIMEIAATALVTGGMVYKGGFSEMREEAERVFDKGSTFYWLTVVSSVVTWQCCYMGTAGLVFLTSSVTGGVSANALLSLNVLAGWFVYHDAFNGFKIVATVLCIWGFCSYVYCMYFKRRQEEAAERRNSSGGSTTELVVK